One genomic window of Roseinatronobacter monicus includes the following:
- the tssE gene encoding type VI secretion system baseplate subunit TssE codes for MTAGLGGQPVRSRSQPRSLLERLRADDLKVPLRSQDAISDRITSIESNLLRVLNGRAGESASTPGFGLIDMNDAAVGSRDLLAAISRDISRAIAEGEARVFDVEVIFDRADNRGMELLFSIQAKTLISHRNEQISIDLVIREGRHFAAR; via the coding sequence ATGACGGCTGGTCTTGGAGGACAGCCAGTCAGAAGCAGGAGCCAGCCCAGATCTTTATTGGAGCGCCTCAGGGCTGATGACCTGAAAGTGCCCTTGAGAAGCCAAGATGCGATTTCGGATCGAATAACTTCGATCGAATCCAACTTGTTGCGGGTTCTAAATGGCCGTGCGGGAGAAAGCGCAAGCACTCCCGGCTTCGGACTGATTGACATGAATGATGCGGCGGTAGGCTCGAGGGATCTGCTTGCAGCCATTTCACGTGATATCAGCCGCGCCATCGCCGAAGGCGAAGCGCGGGTATTTGATGTAGAAGTCATTTTTGATCGCGCCGACAACCGCGGGATGGAGCTATTGTTCTCCATTCAAGCCAAGACACTGATCTCACATCGCAATGAACAGATCAGCATTGATCTTGTGATCAGGGAGGGGCGGCATTTCGCCGCTCGATGA